A portion of the Leifsonia sp. EB41 genome contains these proteins:
- a CDS encoding TrkA family potassium uptake protein — translation MVDRIKHNAPVLVIGLGRFGAATAGQLDRLGREVLAIDTDAGLVGKWADRVTHTVQADARSIEALRQLGAEDFSIAVVAVGSSIEASVLITANLVDLHVPQIWAKAISQSHGKILERIGANHVIYPEAEAGERVAHLVSGRMLDFIEFDDDFALVKMYPPKPIRNVDLTTSGVRSRYNITVVGVKSPGRPFTYATADTVVSDQDLIIISGTSTDIERFAALDA, via the coding sequence TTGGTTGACCGGATCAAGCACAACGCGCCCGTCCTCGTGATCGGCCTCGGCCGCTTCGGCGCCGCGACCGCCGGGCAGCTCGACCGGCTGGGCCGGGAGGTGCTGGCGATCGACACCGACGCCGGGCTGGTCGGGAAGTGGGCCGACCGGGTCACCCACACGGTGCAGGCGGACGCGCGCTCGATCGAGGCGCTGCGCCAGCTCGGCGCGGAGGACTTCTCCATCGCGGTCGTCGCGGTCGGGTCGTCGATCGAGGCGAGCGTGCTCATCACCGCGAACCTGGTCGACCTCCACGTGCCGCAGATCTGGGCGAAGGCGATCTCGCAGTCGCACGGAAAGATCCTGGAGCGGATCGGCGCCAACCACGTGATCTACCCGGAGGCGGAGGCCGGCGAGCGCGTCGCGCACCTGGTGTCGGGGAGGATGCTCGACTTCATCGAGTTCGACGACGACTTCGCGCTGGTCAAGATGTACCCGCCGAAGCCCATCCGCAACGTCGACCTCACGACCTCCGGCGTCCGCAGCCGCTACAACATCACCGTCGTCGGCGTGAAAAGCCCCGGCAGACCCTTCACCTACGCCACCGCCGACACTGTGGTCTCCGACCAGGACCTCATCATCATCTCCGGCACCTCCACCGACATAGAACGCTTCGCCGCCCTCGACGCCTAG
- a CDS encoding TrkH family potassium uptake protein — MRTTSPVRRGPAAARGRLRAALNGFAQRSPSRFAILVFTLLILVFTLLFSLPIASASGTWTGLADSLFTATSVICVTGLSTVDMATHWSVFGHLLVYLGVQVGAVGVLTMASILGMVVSRRLGLRAKLIAASDSNPLRIHAGPVAEGQAVRLGDVGKLLRTVAISMVVIEGGVALLLFPRMLIAGMDVGTSIWESLYYSAMAFTNTGFAPNTEGLTPFVEDYWFLGALMIGVFLGSIGFPVILALASILRKRRRRWSIHVKLTLLTSVILLVAGAVLYIVLEYDNPKTFGHLDAGHTVFQSFFLSTMTRSGGFATIPIADLHGSSLLVTDMLMFIGGGSASTAGGIKVTTLAVLFLAAFAEARGVESMDAFKRRIPIDVLRLSVAVALWGATIVAVASILILQITKAPLDHVLFDVISAFATCGLSTGLTQGLPDPGVYVMAATMFCGRVGTVTLAAALAQSQRKQLYQNPEERPLVG; from the coding sequence ATGCGCACGACGTCGCCGGTTCGGCGCGGGCCCGCTGCCGCGAGGGGACGTCTGAGGGCGGCACTGAACGGGTTCGCGCAGCGCAGCCCGTCGCGGTTCGCGATCCTCGTCTTCACCCTGCTGATCCTCGTCTTCACCCTGCTGTTCTCCCTCCCGATCGCGTCGGCCTCCGGAACGTGGACCGGCCTGGCCGACTCGCTCTTCACTGCGACGTCGGTGATCTGCGTGACCGGACTCTCGACCGTCGACATGGCGACACACTGGTCGGTGTTCGGCCACCTGCTCGTCTACCTCGGCGTGCAGGTCGGCGCGGTGGGCGTGCTGACGATGGCTAGCATCCTCGGGATGGTCGTCTCGCGCCGCCTGGGCCTGCGCGCCAAGCTCATCGCGGCCAGCGACAGCAATCCCCTGCGCATCCACGCCGGCCCCGTCGCCGAGGGGCAGGCGGTGCGGCTCGGCGATGTGGGCAAGCTGCTGCGCACGGTCGCGATCAGCATGGTCGTGATCGAAGGCGGGGTCGCCCTGCTGCTGTTCCCGCGCATGCTGATCGCGGGGATGGATGTCGGCACGTCGATCTGGGAGAGCCTCTACTACTCGGCGATGGCCTTCACCAACACCGGTTTCGCGCCCAACACCGAAGGGCTGACGCCGTTCGTGGAGGACTACTGGTTCCTCGGCGCGCTCATGATCGGCGTGTTCCTCGGCTCGATCGGGTTCCCGGTGATCCTGGCGCTGGCCTCCATCCTGCGCAAGCGGCGCAGGCGCTGGTCCATCCACGTCAAGCTGACGCTGCTGACGTCGGTCATCCTGCTTGTCGCGGGCGCCGTGCTGTACATCGTGCTCGAATACGACAACCCCAAGACGTTCGGGCACCTGGACGCCGGGCACACGGTGTTCCAGTCGTTCTTCCTGTCGACGATGACCCGCTCGGGAGGCTTCGCCACCATCCCGATCGCGGACCTGCACGGGTCGAGCCTGCTGGTGACCGACATGCTGATGTTCATCGGCGGCGGATCGGCCTCCACCGCGGGCGGCATCAAGGTGACGACGCTGGCGGTGCTCTTCCTCGCCGCGTTCGCCGAGGCGCGCGGCGTGGAGTCGATGGACGCGTTCAAGCGCCGCATCCCGATCGACGTGCTGCGGCTGTCGGTGGCGGTCGCGCTGTGGGGCGCGACGATCGTGGCGGTGGCGAGCATCCTCATCCTGCAGATCACGAAGGCGCCGCTGGACCACGTGCTCTTCGACGTCATCTCGGCGTTCGCGACCTGCGGGCTGTCGACCGGACTGACCCAGGGACTGCCGGACCCCGGCGTCTACGTGATGGCGGCGACGATGTTCTGCGGGCGCGTTGGTACAGTGACTCTCGCCGCGGCGCTGGCGCAGAGCCAGCGCAAGCAGCTCTACCAGAACCCCGAGGAGAGGCCGCTCGTTGGTTGA
- a CDS encoding ArsR/SmtB family transcription factor codes for MADIFDVIADPTRRDILKVLLDRNSDDARPVGEISVSEIVATLELSQPTVSKHLKVLREASLVSVREEGQHRYYRLDPTPLEAVEDWVIPFTASEIDLSAYSVQLGDETREFASTVGKVLADTRRRVERVTPKKWRRD; via the coding sequence ATGGCCGACATCTTCGACGTGATCGCCGACCCGACGCGGCGCGACATCCTCAAAGTGCTGCTCGACCGCAACTCGGATGACGCGCGTCCCGTCGGGGAGATCTCGGTCTCGGAGATCGTGGCCACACTGGAGCTCAGCCAGCCCACGGTGTCCAAGCACCTCAAGGTGCTGCGCGAGGCGTCGCTGGTGTCCGTCCGCGAGGAGGGCCAGCACCGCTACTACCGGCTCGACCCCACGCCGCTGGAGGCCGTGGAGGACTGGGTCATCCCCTTCACCGCATCCGAGATCGACCTGTCCGCCTACTCGGTGCAGCTCGGCGACGAGACGCGCGAGTTCGCCAGCACGGTCGGCAAGGTGCTCGCCGACACCCGCCGCCGGGTGGAGCGCGTCACGCCGAAGAAGTGGCGCAGGGACTGA
- a CDS encoding helix-turn-helix domain-containing protein: MVHDGGSNALREVRFLTVAEVADMMRVSRMTVYRLVHSGELPAIRFGRSFRVPESAVAQALEAVRPHLEGGVADSA, encoded by the coding sequence ATGGTTCACGATGGGGGCTCGAACGCTCTTCGCGAGGTGCGCTTCCTGACGGTCGCCGAAGTGGCCGACATGATGCGCGTCTCCCGCATGACCGTCTACCGGCTCGTCCACTCCGGTGAGCTTCCGGCGATCCGTTTCGGCCGTTCGTTCCGCGTTCCGGAGTCCGCCGTGGCGCAGGCGCTGGAGGCCGTGCGGCCCCACCTGGAGGGCGGCGTCGCGGACTCGGCGTGA
- a CDS encoding 30S ribosomal protein bS22, with the protein MGSVIKKRRKRMAKKKHRKLLRKTRHQRRNKK; encoded by the coding sequence GTGGGTTCCGTTATCAAGAAGCGTCGCAAGCGTATGGCGAAGAAGAAGCACCGCAAGCTTCTTCGCAAGACGCGCCACCAGCGTCGCAACAAGAAGTAG
- a CDS encoding glutaredoxin family protein gives MSTVTVTLIGKPGCHLCDDAREAIRSVIDGLPSGAPEVRVEELSILEDAELHERYVEDIPVVLVDGRQHTYWRVDQARLRTALLEEAR, from the coding sequence GTGTCCACCGTCACCGTCACGCTCATCGGCAAGCCGGGCTGTCACCTCTGCGACGACGCACGGGAGGCGATCCGCTCGGTGATCGACGGTCTCCCCTCCGGCGCCCCAGAAGTGCGCGTGGAGGAGCTCAGCATCCTGGAGGACGCCGAGCTGCACGAGCGCTACGTGGAGGACATCCCGGTCGTGCTCGTGGACGGCCGACAGCACACTTACTGGCGCGTCGACCAGGCGCGCCTGCGCACCGCCCTGCTGGAGGAGGCCCGTTGA
- a CDS encoding Dabb family protein — MTLRHVVMWKLASTEEAERADQAARIKAGLESLPAVVPEILRFEVGINSLPVNEFDIVLVSDFEDEAALQRYVVHPEHEKVASYIRSVVSGRAAVDAEY, encoded by the coding sequence TTGACCCTGCGTCACGTCGTCATGTGGAAGCTCGCGTCGACCGAGGAGGCGGAGCGCGCCGACCAGGCCGCACGCATCAAGGCGGGGCTGGAGTCGCTGCCCGCCGTCGTCCCGGAGATCCTGCGCTTCGAGGTGGGGATCAACTCCCTGCCGGTGAACGAGTTCGACATCGTGCTCGTCAGCGACTTCGAGGACGAGGCCGCCCTGCAGCGCTACGTGGTGCACCCCGAGCACGAGAAGGTCGCGTCGTACATCCGGTCCGTCGTCTCCGGCCGCGCGGCCGTGGACGCCGAGTACTGA
- a CDS encoding GntR family transcriptional regulator: MPLPVKDSAPVERQLLRDVVYNRLYEGILDGTLEPGETLLDEKLTAWLGVSRTPIREALMKLADIGLVEMAPNRYTRVAPIDLRAIDEAIYTTGLLHEYAARTSVPGLDNAALSRQDKAVKEIRKAAKSSNLPALGRAVNDFFLEFERNSGNDVLLAISEGLSPQVLRYISVWKRPFDTDELPARVTEIHDAAKAHDGEKAGDLVRALYAPTLAQFLSDYRRSDEDIEESPVV; this comes from the coding sequence ATGCCGCTCCCCGTCAAAGACTCCGCACCCGTCGAGCGCCAGCTCCTGCGCGACGTCGTCTACAACCGCCTGTACGAGGGCATCCTCGACGGCACGCTGGAGCCGGGCGAGACCCTGCTGGACGAGAAGCTCACCGCGTGGCTCGGCGTCTCCCGCACGCCGATCCGCGAGGCGCTGATGAAGCTCGCCGACATCGGGCTCGTCGAGATGGCCCCGAACCGCTACACGCGCGTCGCGCCCATCGACCTCCGCGCGATCGACGAGGCGATCTACACGACCGGCCTCCTGCACGAGTACGCAGCGCGCACCTCGGTCCCCGGCCTCGACAACGCGGCGCTCAGCCGTCAGGACAAGGCGGTCAAGGAGATCCGCAAGGCCGCCAAGTCGAGCAACCTCCCGGCCCTCGGCCGCGCGGTCAACGACTTCTTCCTGGAGTTCGAGCGCAACAGCGGCAACGACGTGCTGCTCGCGATCAGCGAGGGCCTGAGCCCGCAGGTGCTGCGTTACATTTCCGTGTGGAAGCGTCCGTTCGACACCGACGAGCTGCCCGCGCGCGTCACCGAGATCCACGACGCCGCCAAGGCGCACGACGGCGAGAAGGCCGGCGACCTCGTGCGCGCGCTGTACGCCCCGACGCTCGCGCAGTTCCTCTCGGACTACCGCCGCAGCGACGAGGACATCGAAGAGAGCCCCGTGGTCTGA
- a CDS encoding GntR family transcriptional regulator, translated as MPVPIAEAVSPRRLIRDEVFVRLLDAIVDGDLTPGEQLYDAEIEKWVGVSRTPVREALNQLAAMGLVEIMPQKRTRVTPIDPVRLRALIDTVGSLLVGIVRDTTPLLTEDDKDALRAFKERMGDGDDMAQLVKERVLTDGFVNVFLRRLDNRTLAKLFTRHLPEVRRALIAAPSSKAFTKGAAHVATAVDAAIAGNGAKAAKGVSDFWNKGLVTVVDEFASKEAR; from the coding sequence ATGCCTGTACCCATCGCAGAGGCCGTCAGTCCCCGACGGCTCATCCGGGACGAAGTATTCGTTCGTCTACTCGACGCAATCGTCGACGGGGACCTCACGCCAGGAGAACAGCTCTACGACGCTGAGATCGAGAAGTGGGTCGGAGTCTCCCGAACCCCCGTCCGCGAAGCCCTGAACCAGCTCGCGGCAATGGGACTCGTGGAGATCATGCCCCAGAAGCGCACCCGCGTCACGCCGATCGACCCCGTGCGCCTCCGTGCGCTCATCGACACCGTTGGCAGCCTCCTCGTCGGCATCGTGCGCGACACGACCCCGCTCCTCACCGAGGACGACAAGGACGCCCTCCGCGCCTTCAAGGAGCGGATGGGCGACGGCGACGACATGGCGCAGCTGGTCAAGGAGCGCGTGCTCACCGACGGCTTCGTCAACGTCTTCCTCCGCCGCCTCGACAACCGCACGCTCGCGAAGCTGTTCACGCGCCACCTCCCCGAGGTGCGCCGTGCGCTGATCGCTGCGCCGTCGTCGAAGGCGTTCACGAAGGGCGCGGCCCACGTCGCGACCGCCGTCGACGCGGCCATCGCCGGCAATGGCGCCAAGGCCGCCAAGGGCGTGTCCGACTTCTGGAACAAGGGGCTCGTCACCGTCGTGGACGAGTTCGCATCGAAGGAGGCCCGCTGA
- a CDS encoding SHOCT domain-containing protein, translated as MNGFWNFIWLIFWAFAFVAYLMVLFTILVDLFRDEKLNGWWKAVWVIFLIFVPFLTALVYLIARGRGMAERNARDRRTVPEDTDYYTHPTPSATPAADIEQAKALLDKGVISQNEFDALKAKALGNRF; from the coding sequence GTGAACGGTTTCTGGAACTTCATCTGGCTGATCTTCTGGGCGTTCGCCTTCGTCGCCTACCTGATGGTGCTGTTCACGATCCTGGTCGACCTGTTCCGCGACGAGAAGCTGAACGGCTGGTGGAAGGCCGTGTGGGTGATCTTCCTCATCTTCGTGCCCTTCCTCACCGCGCTGGTGTACCTGATCGCGCGCGGTCGCGGCATGGCGGAGCGCAACGCGCGCGACCGCAGGACCGTCCCGGAGGACACCGACTACTACACGCACCCCACGCCGTCGGCGACCCCGGCCGCCGACATCGAGCAGGCGAAGGCGCTCCTGGACAAGGGCGTGATCAGCCAGAACGAGTTCGACGCGCTCAAGGCGAAGGCGCTCGGAAACCGATTCTGA
- a CDS encoding PPK2 family polyphosphate kinase produces MGRETFWAEDPDPLLRVGEGFLLAGSDTAGKPGFDGRKKDGAEALAEGAAILADLQERLFAAGTLGDRRSVLLVLQAMDTAGKGGIVTHVVGQMNLGGVRYAGFKKPTRVELAHDFLWRIWSHVPAAGEVGVFDRSHYEDVLIGRVRKLASEEEIERRYSAINEFELELAESGTTIVKVMLNLGKDEQKKRLGDRLKRVDKQWKYTTGDVDERLLWDSYQDAYQVVFDRTSTAYAPWYVVPADRKWYARLAVQHLLIHALEDLELGWPAPDYDVQVEKARLAAS; encoded by the coding sequence ATGGGACGCGAGACGTTTTGGGCCGAGGACCCCGACCCGCTGCTGCGCGTCGGCGAGGGCTTCCTGCTCGCCGGCAGCGATACCGCGGGGAAGCCGGGGTTCGACGGACGCAAGAAGGACGGCGCGGAGGCGCTCGCCGAGGGAGCCGCGATCCTCGCCGACCTCCAGGAACGCCTGTTCGCAGCGGGGACGCTCGGCGACCGGCGCAGCGTGCTGCTCGTCCTGCAGGCGATGGACACGGCGGGCAAGGGCGGCATCGTGACCCACGTCGTCGGGCAGATGAACCTCGGCGGCGTGCGGTACGCGGGCTTCAAGAAGCCGACGCGGGTCGAGCTCGCCCACGACTTCCTCTGGCGGATCTGGAGCCACGTGCCGGCGGCGGGCGAGGTCGGCGTCTTCGACCGCTCGCACTACGAGGACGTCCTCATCGGCCGGGTGCGCAAGCTGGCGTCCGAGGAGGAGATCGAGCGTCGCTACAGCGCGATCAACGAGTTCGAGCTGGAGCTGGCGGAGTCGGGGACGACGATCGTCAAGGTGATGCTGAACCTGGGCAAGGACGAGCAGAAGAAGCGCCTCGGCGACCGGCTGAAGCGCGTCGACAAGCAGTGGAAGTACACGACAGGCGACGTGGACGAGCGGCTGCTCTGGGACAGCTACCAGGACGCGTACCAGGTCGTCTTCGACCGCACGTCGACGGCGTACGCGCCCTGGTACGTCGTGCCGGCCGACCGCAAGTGGTACGCGAGGCTCGCGGTTCAGCACCTCCTCATCCACGCCCTGGAGGACCTGGAACTGGGGTGGCCGGCGCCGGACTACGACGTGCAGGTCGAGAAGGCGCGGCTGGCGGCGAGCTAG
- a CDS encoding isochorismate synthase MenF codes for MTAPSTTRRATGVTALSVETTPLDDVRHLVPFLDSRRPLVWIRKGEGIAGIGESLRLEFRGPDRIRQASEAWRATVQAATVSDDVRTPGTGLVAFGTFAFDDESTAMSVLIVPEIVLGRRGGRSWITRITRVDESPAAANAADPRTQRGTARDLPRPIAFGDEYRLSLLPAGLDEGGYESAVATAVERIREHDLSKVVLARELSAHLPLESDVRRALVELALGYPDCWTFAVDGLVGSSPETLVRVHHGTVTARVLAGTMSRGRDAESDRESALALAGSAKDQGEHRFAVASVLDALRPHSADLGASDEPFTLKLPNLWHLATDIAGTLSDGSSSLDLADALHPTAAVAGTPTPEALALIRELEPFDRGRYAGPVGWVGGDGDGEWAIALRCAQLGETGDLTAYAGAGIVADSDPAKEYAETTMKFRPIVEAFG; via the coding sequence GTGACCGCACCCTCGACCACCCGCCGGGCTACGGGCGTGACCGCCCTGTCGGTCGAGACCACCCCCCTCGACGACGTCCGGCATCTCGTTCCCTTCCTCGACTCCCGCCGGCCCCTCGTGTGGATCCGCAAAGGCGAGGGGATCGCCGGCATCGGGGAGTCGCTGCGGCTCGAGTTCCGCGGGCCGGACCGCATCCGGCAGGCGTCGGAGGCGTGGCGGGCGACCGTCCAGGCGGCGACCGTCTCGGACGATGTGCGCACGCCGGGCACCGGGCTGGTCGCGTTCGGGACCTTCGCGTTCGACGACGAGAGCACGGCCATGAGCGTCCTGATCGTGCCTGAGATCGTCCTCGGTCGCCGCGGCGGCCGGAGCTGGATCACGCGGATCACCCGTGTGGACGAGTCCCCCGCGGCAGCGAATGCGGCCGACCCCCGAACGCAGCGCGGTACGGCGCGGGACCTCCCGCGGCCGATCGCCTTCGGTGACGAGTACCGGCTCAGCCTCCTCCCCGCCGGACTGGACGAGGGCGGCTACGAGTCCGCCGTCGCGACGGCGGTGGAGCGGATCCGCGAGCACGACCTCTCGAAGGTGGTCCTGGCCAGGGAGCTGTCGGCGCACCTGCCACTCGAGTCCGACGTGCGGCGCGCGCTGGTGGAGCTGGCCCTCGGCTACCCCGACTGCTGGACGTTCGCCGTCGACGGGCTGGTGGGCTCCTCTCCGGAGACGCTGGTGCGCGTGCACCACGGCACGGTGACCGCCCGGGTGCTCGCCGGCACGATGTCCCGCGGCCGCGACGCCGAGAGCGACCGCGAGTCGGCACTGGCCCTCGCGGGCTCGGCCAAGGACCAGGGCGAGCACCGCTTCGCCGTCGCGAGCGTCCTCGACGCGCTCCGCCCGCACAGCGCGGACCTCGGGGCGAGCGACGAGCCGTTCACCCTCAAACTGCCGAACCTCTGGCACCTCGCGACCGATATCGCCGGCACGCTCAGCGACGGGTCGAGCTCGCTCGACCTCGCGGACGCGCTCCACCCGACGGCCGCCGTCGCCGGGACGCCGACACCGGAGGCGCTCGCGCTGATCCGCGAGCTGGAGCCGTTCGACCGCGGGCGGTACGCCGGGCCGGTCGGCTGGGTCGGCGGCGACGGCGACGGCGAGTGGGCGATCGCCCTGCGCTGCGCGCAGCTCGGCGAGACCGGCGACCTCACCGCGTACGCGGGCGCGGGCATCGTGGCCGACTCCGACCCCGCCAAGGAGTACGCGGAGACGACCATGAAGTTCCGCCCGATCGTCGAAGCGTTCGGCTGA
- a CDS encoding demethylmenaquinone methyltransferase, with amino-acid sequence MSKADLSKQPSQVAAMFDEVSTHYDRTNTVLSMGNATLWRLATTRAVGPRAGETILDVAAGTGTSSASLARNGASVVAADFSEGMIEVGRRRQAGNPFVTFVQADATKLPFDDDTFDAVTISFGLRNIVDPRAALAEFYRVTKPGGRVVVCEFSQPPVAAIRAGYGAYLRYGMPVLARVASSNPAAYEYLMESIEAWPNQPALAAWMREAGFERVAWRNLTAGIVALHRGWKPVEVAKPAPKKPAPKKPAAKKPAAKKPAAKKPTTAVPSEGE; translated from the coding sequence GTGAGTAAGGCCGACCTCAGCAAGCAGCCCTCCCAGGTCGCCGCCATGTTCGATGAGGTGTCGACCCACTACGACCGGACCAACACCGTCCTCTCGATGGGCAACGCGACGCTGTGGCGGCTGGCGACGACGCGGGCCGTCGGGCCGCGCGCCGGCGAGACGATCCTGGACGTGGCGGCAGGGACCGGCACCTCCAGTGCGTCCCTGGCGCGCAACGGGGCCAGCGTGGTCGCCGCCGATTTCTCGGAGGGCATGATCGAGGTCGGCCGGCGCAGGCAGGCCGGCAACCCCTTCGTCACGTTCGTGCAGGCCGACGCCACGAAGCTCCCGTTCGACGACGACACGTTCGACGCCGTCACGATCTCGTTCGGCCTGCGCAACATCGTCGACCCGCGGGCGGCGCTCGCCGAGTTCTACCGGGTGACGAAGCCGGGCGGCCGGGTCGTGGTGTGCGAGTTCTCCCAGCCTCCGGTGGCCGCGATCCGTGCGGGCTACGGCGCGTACCTGCGCTACGGGATGCCCGTACTGGCCCGCGTGGCGAGCTCGAACCCCGCGGCGTACGAGTACCTGATGGAGTCCATCGAGGCGTGGCCGAACCAGCCGGCGCTGGCAGCCTGGATGCGCGAGGCCGGCTTCGAGCGCGTGGCCTGGCGCAACCTGACCGCGGGCATCGTGGCGCTGCACCGCGGGTGGAAGCCCGTGGAGGTGGCGAAGCCCGCCCCGAAGAAGCCTGCCCCGAAGAAGCCTGCGGCGAAGAAACCTGCGGCGAAGAAGCCCGCAGCGAAGAAGCCCACGACCGCCGTCCCATCCGAGGGGGAGTAA
- a CDS encoding polyprenyl synthetase family protein has protein sequence MRRPASLSSQLGLTERIFVRGEDRQVANAVDDGLAQVEEALHREMRFADNLADVTTRYLLEAGGKRVRPMLTLLTAQLGDGNTPRVLQAAQAVEITHLASLYHDDVMDDSQMRRGVPTAQFVWGNSVAVLTGDLLFARASKLVSALGERAIQLQADTFERLCLGQLHETIGPQDGEDPIAHYIRVLEDKTGSLIAVAAQMGVAFSNADTAYEQPVVTFGEKIGVAFQLIDDVIDLSSVGVAETGKTPGNDLRAGVATLPVLKLRERADTDPEARALLERLERDVMGTAEEGEITPEATAAIAALREHPVTADTLEEAHRWAREAVEALEPLPDGPVKKALVRFSDTIVERSS, from the coding sequence GTGCGGCGACCCGCGTCGCTCAGCAGCCAGCTCGGCCTGACCGAGCGGATCTTCGTCCGCGGCGAGGACCGCCAGGTCGCCAATGCGGTCGACGACGGCCTCGCGCAGGTCGAGGAGGCGCTGCATCGCGAGATGCGGTTCGCCGACAATCTCGCCGACGTCACCACGCGGTACCTCCTGGAGGCCGGCGGCAAGCGCGTCCGCCCGATGCTCACGCTCCTCACCGCGCAGCTCGGCGATGGCAACACCCCGCGCGTGCTCCAGGCCGCGCAGGCGGTCGAGATCACCCACCTCGCCTCCCTGTACCACGACGACGTGATGGACGACTCGCAGATGCGGCGCGGCGTTCCCACGGCGCAGTTCGTCTGGGGCAACTCCGTCGCCGTCCTCACCGGCGACCTCCTGTTCGCCCGGGCCAGCAAGCTCGTGTCCGCGCTGGGCGAGCGTGCCATCCAGCTCCAGGCCGACACGTTCGAGCGGCTGTGCCTCGGCCAGCTCCACGAGACCATCGGGCCGCAGGACGGCGAGGACCCGATCGCCCACTACATCCGCGTGCTGGAGGACAAGACCGGCTCGCTCATCGCCGTGGCCGCCCAGATGGGCGTGGCGTTCTCGAACGCCGACACCGCGTACGAGCAGCCCGTCGTGACCTTCGGCGAGAAGATCGGTGTCGCGTTCCAGCTCATCGATGACGTCATCGACCTCTCCTCCGTCGGCGTCGCCGAGACCGGCAAGACGCCGGGCAACGACCTCCGCGCCGGCGTCGCCACGCTCCCCGTGCTGAAGCTGCGGGAGCGCGCCGACACCGACCCCGAGGCGCGCGCCCTGCTCGAGCGGTTGGAGCGCGATGTCATGGGCACCGCCGAGGAGGGCGAGATCACCCCGGAGGCCACCGCGGCCATCGCTGCACTTCGGGAGCACCCGGTCACGGCGGACACACTCGAGGAGGCGCACCGCTGGGCCCGGGAGGCCGTGGAGGCGCTCGAGCCCCTGCCCGACGGCCCCGTGAAGAAGGCGCTCGTGCGGTTCTCCGACACGATCGTCGAACGTTCGAGCTGA